One region of Bacterioplanoides sp. SCSIO 12839 genomic DNA includes:
- the ribE gene encoding 6,7-dimethyl-8-ribityllumazine synthase, with protein MSLEIIEGDLTPNDGKYAIVVGRWNAFVVESLLEGAVDSLTRHGVDIENITVIRVPGAMEIPLATKKVADSGKYDAIITLGAVIRGGTPHFEYVSAECTKGLGQVSLQSGIPVSFGVLTVDSIEQAIERSGTKAGNKGEEAAMSAFEMVNLIKALEA; from the coding sequence ATGAGCTTAGAAATTATCGAAGGTGATTTAACTCCAAACGACGGTAAATACGCCATTGTAGTGGGTCGTTGGAATGCATTTGTTGTAGAGAGCCTGTTAGAAGGCGCAGTCGATTCTTTAACCCGCCACGGTGTGGATATCGAAAATATCACGGTGATTCGTGTTCCGGGTGCCATGGAAATTCCTCTGGCGACTAAAAAAGTAGCCGACAGCGGTAAATACGACGCCATCATCACTCTGGGCGCTGTGATTCGTGGTGGTACGCCACACTTTGAATACGTTTCAGCTGAGTGCACCAAAGGTCTGGGCCAGGTTTCTCTGCAGTCTGGTATTCCGGTTTCATTCGGTGTACTGACCGTCGATTCAATTGAGCAAGCCATTGAGCGTTCAGGCACTAAAGCCGGTAACAAAGGCGAAGAAGCAGCAATGTCCGCCTTTGAGATGGTTAACCTGATCAAAGCTC